A window of Streptomyces sp. NBC_01224 genomic DNA:
GCCGGCGCCGGACGGTGCACAGGCGCCGAGCACACCGGCGCCGGCCACACCGAGCGCGCCGATGCCGAACATGCGCAGCGCGCCGCGCCGGCTGATGCCAGAGGTGGTCATGATCTCTCCATGGGGGAGTGAGCGGGAGGGGAGGTACGTGAGGGTGCGGGTTGATCCCGCGGGTTCAGCTCTTGACCGAACCGGCGGTCATGCCGCCGACGAGGTAGCGCTGCAGGAACATGAAGGCGACGACCACCGGGATGGACACGATGAGCGAGGCCGCCATCAACTGGGGCCAGGCGGTCTGGAATTCGCCGATGTAGGTGGAGACGAGGCCGGGAGGCAGGGTCTGCTTCTCCTTGTCGGCCAGGGTCAGCGCGAAGATGAAGTCGTTCCAGCCGCGTACGAAGGCGAAGAGCCCGGCGGCGATCATCCCGGGCGCGGCCAGCGGCGCCACGATGGAGTGCAGCGTCCGCCACCGGGACGCGCCGTCGATGGACGCCGCCTCCAGCAGGGCGTCCGGGATGGTGTCGAAGATGCCCTTCAGCATCCAGACGCACAGCGGCATGGTGAACGTGGTGAAGGAGAGCACCAGGGCGGTGTACGTGTTGAGCATGCCGAAGCTGGAGAAGACGGTGTACAGCGTCACCAGCAGGAGCGCCTGGGGGAACATCTGGGAGGCCAGCACCAGGTGCATCAGCGACCGGCGCCCGCGGTAGCGGAACTTGGAGAACGAGTAGCCCATGTACGTGGCGACGACCACGCTCAGCACGGCGGTGATCGAGGCCACGATGAGCGAGTTGATCATGTACTTGATCAGCTGGTCGTTCTCGGCGAGGGCCGTGAAGTTGCTGAGGGTGAGATCGGTGGGTATCAGCTTCGGCGGGAACCGGAAGGTCGACTCGGGGGTGCTCAGCGCGGTGGCGAGCAGCCAGTAGACCGGCAGCAGACCGAAGGCGCCGATGACGACGACCGCACTCCAGGCGGCGATCCGCGAGCGCAGCAGGTCCTTGCGTATACGGCGCCGAGCGCTGCGCCCAGCCCGCGTGGCGGACGGCCGCGGCCGGTCGACGGCGGACAGCGCGGTGGAGGTGGTGGAGGTCATCAGGCGTCGCCCTTCCGCTCGGTGATCCTGAGGTAGACGGCGACGAGGAGGAGCAGGAGCAGCATCCACAGTCCGCCCAGCGCGGTGGCCCGGCCGATGTCGAAGCCCTTGAAGGCGGTCTGGTACACGGCGGTCGCGAACGTCTCGGTGGTGCCGGCCGGTCCGCCGCCGGTGAGGACGTAGATGGTGTCGAAGTGCTGGAAGTTCCAGATGAACTCCAGCAGGAGCACGATCGAGGCGACACCGCGGACCTGCGGCCAGGTGACGGCGAAGAAGCGCCGGATCGAGCCCGCCCCGTCCATCGAGGCCGCCTCGTGCAGCTCCCTGGGCACGGTCTGCAGACCGGCCAGGAGCATCACCATCATCCAGGGGAAGCTGGCCCAGGTCTTGGTGACGATGACGGCGAGCATCGCGGTGCCGGGCTGACCGAGCCAGGCGACGGACTCGTCGATGAATCCGGTCTTCATGAGGACGCCGTTGAGCACCCCGTAGTTTGCGTTGAAGATCCACATCCAGAGGAAGGAGACCACCACGCCCGGGATCACCCAGGGGAACAGGAACAGGCCGCGCAGGAAGCCGCTGCCCTTGAGGCCGGTGTTCAGCGCGAGCGCGAGCGCGAAGCCGAGCGCGAAGGGGACGAGCGTCGCGCCGACGGTGAAGACCAGCGTCTGCTCGAGGATCGTGAGGAACTCGCCGTCCAGCCAGTATGTGAAGTTTTCCAGGCCGACGAACTCCCGGCCCGGCAGCCGCAGATCCTGCTTGAAGAAGCCGGTGAACAGCGCCGACAGCAGCGGGTAGAAGATGATCGCCGCGAACAGGGCGAGTCCCGGTGCGGTCAGCAGCAGGGCGAACGCACCGTTGGAGAGCCGTCCGCCGGTCTGCTGACGGGGCGGGGGCGCCTTCTGGGGAGGTGCGGCCGTACTCATGGGTGTGTCCTCTCAAACGGGGCGGGAGCGCCGGGGCCCTGTGTGAACGCCATCCATGCTCCAGTGAATACAAGTTGCAGCATGCGGGATCGTTCTCCATATCGTGCGATGGCGTCAACCCTTTAGGTCGGTGAATCGCCGGTTCTGTGCAGGACCGGCGAACTCGCCCCACCTGCCCGGAACTTGAACTTCGGCTCGCGACAGCCAGGTCGGTCACCGTAACCGGAACTTACAACGAATCCCACTGTCTGAACAGTGGTTGCACAATATGGATGTGATGTACGTTCAAGGCGCTCCGCTGCGGCGGGGAGTATCCGAGCTTCACACCAAGGAGGCCGCACCGTGCGGGAAGAAGAGGTCCATTACGACATCGCCGTGATCGGCGGCGGATTGGCGGGGACCTGCGCGGCCATCGCCGCGGCCCGGCTCGGCCGACGCGTCGCCCTGGTCAACAACCGGCCCGTCCTGGGCGGCAACGCCAGCAGCGAGATCCGCGTCTGGGTCTGCGGCGCCACCGCACACGGCGTGCACCGCTGGGCCCGCGAGACCGGAATCATGGGCGAGCTGTACACCGAGAACCAGTACCGCAACCCCGAGGGCAACCCCTACTACTGGGACCAGGTCGTCCTCGACGCCGTCCGTGCCGAACCGAACATCGACCTCTACCTCAACACCGACGTACGCGAGGTCGACGCGAGCGGCCCCGACGACAGCCGCGAGGTGCACTCCTGCACCGGCTGGATGGTGGGCTCGGAGCGCCGCATCACCTTCCATGCGCGCCAGTTCCTCGACTGCACCGGTGACGGCCTGCTCGGCCACCTCGCCGGCGCCCGCTACCGCATAGGCCGCGAAGCACGGACCGAGTTCGACGAGCCCTGGGCGCCGGCCGAGGCGGACCAGGCGCTGCTCGGCTCGACGATCCTCTTCCACACCAGGGACACGGGCCGGCCGACGAAGTTCGTACCGCCCGCCTACGCCAAGGACCTGTCGACCACGCCCATCCTGCACAACCGCATCCTGAGCACCGGGGACAACGGCTGCGACTACTGGTGGATCGAGTGGGGCGGCGAACTCGACACCGTCCACGACAACGAGCGCATCCGCGACGAGCTCCAGGCCGTGATCATGGGCATCTGGGACCACATCAAGAACTCCGGCCAGTTCCCCGACGCGGCGAACCTCACCCTGGAATGGGTCGGCAGTCTCCCCGGCAAGCGCGAGTACCGTCGCTTCCTCGGCGACTACGTCCTCACTCAGCAGGACATCCTTCAGCAGCGCCAGTTCGCCGACCGGATCGCCTTCGGCGGCTGGTCCGTCGACCTCCACCCCGTACAGGGCATGTACGCCGACGAGCCCGGCGCCCGCCAACGATACGCGGACGGCATCTTCCACATTCCGCTGCGCTCCCTGTACTCGGCGAACGTCACGAACCTGCACTTCGCCGGGCGCAACATCTCCGCCACCCACATCGCCTTCGGGGCCACCCGCGTCATGGCCACCTGCGCGACACTCGGCGAGGCCGCGGGCACCGCCGCGGCCCTGTGCGTCGCCGAGGGCCTCACGCCGCGCGAACTCGCCACCAGACGACCGGAACTGGTACGCAGCACCCTGCTGCGCCAGGACGCCTCCGTGATCGGCCTCGCCGACGACGACCCCGACAACCTGGCGCGCACGGCCCGCGTCACCGCCTCCTCCCACCTGACCCGTCTGGCCGCCGAACCCACACCGGCCGCGCCCGGCACCCCGTACCCCCTCACCCGCGACCTGGCCCTCCTGCTTCCGGTCGACCCCGCACTCGACACGGTCGACCTCCTCGTCCACGGCGCCCCGAACGGCCAGTCCCGCGAACTCACCGTGGAACTGTGGAGCACGGGCCACCCCGAAAACGCGGTCCCCGCCGATCACCTCCTCACGACCACTGTCACCGTCCCGTCCGACGGCCCCCACTGGGTCACGGCCCGCCTGGACCATCACCCCGACACCCCCCAGAACGCGATCCTCATCGTCCGAGCCTGCGCGGACACGGCCCTGATCCTCCTCCCCGAACGCACCGACGGTGTCCTCGCCCTGCGCAGGAAGGCCGAGGGAGACGCGGCCGTCGACCACGACATCCCGGAAGAAGACGGACAACTGGTCCTGGAATGGCAGGCCCGCGGCCTGCGCCGCCAGACCTTCGCCTTTCGGGCAGCCCCCGACACCACGGCATTCCACCCCGAACGGGCCGTAGGCGGATACCAACGTCCCTACGGCGGCCCGCACATGTGGTCCTCCGCGCCGGAGGACGCCGCTGAGTGGCTCCGTCTCGACTGGCACAACGAGCAAGAACTCGCAGAAACGCGCCTGGTGTTCGACGACGACGTCGACGAATACCTCAACAACCTGCACCGCCACCGCACCCCGTACGAGGTCATGCCGGAACTCGTACGCGACTACCGCATCCAGAGCCGCGACGCCGCCGGTACCTGGCACACACTCCTGACGGTGACGGACAACCGACGCCGCCACCGTGTACACGAACTGAAGGCCGCGGACGGCAGCCCCGTACGCACCGACGCACTACGGCTCGTGGTCGACGCGACGCACGGGGCACGGCACGCGCACGTGATCGCCTTCAAGGCGTACGGCGCATAGCCACATGGCGAAGGGGTCCGGTGGAGGCTGATCAGCCTCCACCGGACCCCTTCGCCATGTACGTCAGAGCGCGCCAAGTGCCTGACTGATGGCGTCGGCGGCCTCGATGACCTCGCGTACGAGGGCGAGGCGCTGCCCCTCGGTATCGGAGCGGTCCCCGAGCAGCGAGGTCGGGCCCCACAGGGAGATGGCGGCGACGACGTCCCCCGAAGCGTCGCGGACGGGCGCGGCCAGGGACGCGCGGCCCAGGGCGCGCTCCTCGGCTTCGACGGCGTAACCGGTGCGCCGGACGGTGTCGATCTCGGTGTCGAGGAGGTCGTGACTGGTGGTCGTGTACTCGGTGTGCGCGTCGAGAGGTTCTCCCAGCAGTTTGCGACGCTCTTTGGGGGCGAGACCGGTGAGCAGACACTTGCCGATGCTCGTGGCATGCAGCGGGGCGGTGTGTCCGGCCTGCGTATAGGACTTGGGCGCGCGCGGGCCCTCGAAATTGCACAGGAACATCAGCTCGGTACCGCGGCGTACGGCCACGTTGGCCCCGAGCCCGGTGCGGGTGGCGAGGTCCTGGAGCACCATGCGGGCGGCCCGGTGCACGGGGTGGCGGTTGGTGGCGGTGGCGGCGAGGGGAAGGAGGCCGAGGCTGAGCCGGTAGAGGTTGCTGACCGGATCGCGTTCGACCATGTCGAGGCGTTCCAGGGTGGACAGCAGGCGAGAGGTGGTCGACGAGCCCAGTCCGGTGAGCTCGGCGACGTCGGAGACACGGAGTTCGGCCCGACCGGAGTCGAGTGCGCGCAGCACCGAGACCGCTCGTTCGACGCTCTGGTTCGTCCCGACATCAGTCGCCCGCGTAGCCATGACCCTCCTCGTTTTGCAAATCGCTTGCACAATCTGCATCAGCATATCGCGCGTGATCGACGCCCGTACCTGAAATCAGCGACAGTGGCAGTTCCGCGACGTCACCCGGGCCAGACGCGGGTGACGTCGCGGAACTGCCGGCATTCACCGGGCAGTCTGAGCTGCCCCGAGTTTCGTGGCCTTGAAGGAACCGTTGAGCGCCTCGGCCTGGTGAACCCAGCCGCGCGGGGTCTCCTTGTGGATGCCCAGGTCCTTCGCGACATGGGCGACCGGAGGGCCGGAGGGCCGGAGGCCTGGACCTCGCGGATGGCCCGCTCGCGCAGCCCGTCGGGGTACTTCCGTGGTGCAGGCATCGGACCTGTGCTCTCCCATCTGCCCGTCCGGCGGGCCCTTTCCCCCGGGAAGACGCGAGCTGTTCCTCACCGCTGTCACGCCGACCGTGCTGAGCCCCGTAACCGCGTCCGCGCGGGAGGCGGTCAAGCGGTAGGGCGCGATACCACCACTCAGTCCGCCCCCGACAGAAAGCGTCGCTGGACCTCTTCCAGGGCCGCCGTTTCGGCCCGCTCGTCCGGGTGGTCGAAGTGCCCCGCCCGCAGAACGAAGAGTTCGCGCGGCCCGGCCAGTGCGTTGTGCACCGCGAACTGCCCCGGTGGGGGTACCGCCGGATCGAACAGGGCAGCACCCACATGCACTGGGATGTGAAGGTGCCGGGCCGCTGTCGCGGCGTCGAAGTACGCCAGGACGTCCAGCACCGAGGGCTCCTCGGCGAGCCGCGTACGCACCGACTCTCCGCTGCCCGTGCACGGCAGTGTCACCCGGAGCGGATGGTTTCCGAAGGTCGGCACCGTAAGGCCGGCGGCATGGAAACGGTCGTCCCAGGGGAGCGCCAACGCCCCGATGCCGCCGCCGAAACTCGTGCCCAGGTACGTCAGCCGCCCGGCAGCCTCCGGCACCAGCCGCAGCAGTGCGGTGGCCGCACACCAGACATCCGCCACGCACCCGCCGATGAGGTACGACTCCCGGGCGCCGATGCCGTGCAGAACGTGCCCCGCCGAGTGCGAGGGAACGCCGGGCAGCAGGCTTCGCGTTCCGAGCCCGCGCAGGCAGGGCCAGATGGTCGCAGTCCCCGGCGGGGGTTGCCAGGGGGCCGGGGCCGCCCGGCCTCCGTATCCGTGTGTCGCCACACAGCCCTGCGTAACGCGGCCATCGGCAGGGACGGTCAGCCACCCGCCGATACGGACGCCGTCGGCGGATGTGTACGAGACGTCGGCGACCCGCACGCCGTCCACCGTGGCCCAAGGTCCCTCGATTCGAGGCGCCGGGTCGACGCGTAGCGCACTCGCGTAGCGCTCCTGCCAGAAGTCGGCGAAGCCGTCCGGGCCTGGCGGAGCCCCCACCGCAAGGAGGCGCGGCAGGTCGTAGCCGTAGGTGGGGTCGAACGGCAAATCATGCTGAAGCGAGCTGAGTTCACTGCCGTCTGACGTGAGCGGATGGGTGGGCAAGATCTCTCCTTGTTCGGTGTGCGAAGTGACCAGCACGCCCTTCCGGAACAGCTCTCGACACGACGTACTCTGTCCTGCCGGCGCTGAGCCCCCGGTACGGGCTTGACCTGCCGACTCAACGGTCACGTCCCGCTGGGCGGTGTAGTCACGGCAGCTGTTTCGATCAGGACGGCGGCGAGCCGGTCCAGGGGCGGCGGGGTTGGGGAAGACCTGGACGACGTCGGTCCGTCGTTTGATCTCCCGGTTCAGGCGCTCCAGTGGATTCGTCGACCAGATCTTCCAGCGCGCGGTTGGGAAGTACGCGAACGTTGTGATGTCTCCGGCTGCCTCCAGCAGCATGGCCTTGACCGAGGGGAAAACTGCCGTGTGAGCATGTCGACCACCACGTCCAGCTGATTGCGGACGGCCTGGGCGAAGATCGTGCGGATGGCCGCGGCCACCAGGCCGCTGTGCGAGTCGCAGATCACCAGCTGGACGTGGTCCAGGCCGCGGGCCCGCAGACGGCGCAGGAACTCGGTGCAAAACGGCTTCGACTCGCTGTCGCCGACCATCAGCCCGAGGACCTTGCGGTGCCCGCCGGCGGAATCCCCGTCGCGATCATCATCGCCTGCGAGACAATACGGTGATTCACCTGCGCCTTGCAACAGGTCGCGGCCAAGGCTTGTCCCGTAAGTGATCTTCGAACGGGTGGGGACACGGCTCATCGTCCATCCGGGCGCGCATCTATCCAGCGAGGGCGAGGTTGTGCAGGCGGGCAACGCCGAGGATGCCATGGTGGACTCCTTCTCCTTTGAGTCGGCAGTCGCGGAGGATCTGCCAGGTCTTCATGCGGGCGAAGGTGTGCACGACTCGGGCGCGAACCTGCTTGTGGGAGCGGTTGTGTTCCACCTTCCAGGACGGGAGTTTTTCGCCCTTGCGGCGACGGTGTGGAATGACCAGACCGGTGCCCTGATAGCCACCGTCGGCAATCGTCATCGTGTTGCCGACGGCGGCTTTGGCACCGGACTCCTCCCACCCTCGGGAGTCGTGCCGATTGCCGGGCAGCGGCCGGCCAACCACGACGACGCGGCGGGTATCGGCGTCGATGACCACCTGATGAGCAGTGGAATACCGATAGTTCTTCGACTGCTCGGCAACCGTATGGTCGCGGGTGGGCACCAGGGTGCCATCCACGATGAGCAGGGTGTCCTTGCGGAACCGCTTCCGCGGCTGGAGAGCGAGCATCGGTCCGAGGTGGTCAATGATCCGGTCCGCGGACGACTTGGAGATCCCGAACA
This region includes:
- a CDS encoding transposase, which codes for MAGVITASAPSWIAPFTGLSPRRFSELVTAIRREQATDPHPGRPWSLSLEDRVLLVTAYWRTNLTMRQLAPLFGISKSSADRIIDHLGPMLALQPRKRFRKDTLLIVDGTLVPTRDHTVAEQSKNYRYSTAHQVVIDADTRRVVVVGRPLPGNRHDSRGWEESGAKAAVGNTMTIADGGYQGTGLVIPHRRRKGEKLPSWKVEHNRSHKQVRARVVHTFARMKTWQILRDCRLKGEGVHHGILGVARLHNLALAG
- a CDS encoding FAD-dependent oxidoreductase, whose amino-acid sequence is MREEEVHYDIAVIGGGLAGTCAAIAAARLGRRVALVNNRPVLGGNASSEIRVWVCGATAHGVHRWARETGIMGELYTENQYRNPEGNPYYWDQVVLDAVRAEPNIDLYLNTDVREVDASGPDDSREVHSCTGWMVGSERRITFHARQFLDCTGDGLLGHLAGARYRIGREARTEFDEPWAPAEADQALLGSTILFHTRDTGRPTKFVPPAYAKDLSTTPILHNRILSTGDNGCDYWWIEWGGELDTVHDNERIRDELQAVIMGIWDHIKNSGQFPDAANLTLEWVGSLPGKREYRRFLGDYVLTQQDILQQRQFADRIAFGGWSVDLHPVQGMYADEPGARQRYADGIFHIPLRSLYSANVTNLHFAGRNISATHIAFGATRVMATCATLGEAAGTAAALCVAEGLTPRELATRRPELVRSTLLRQDASVIGLADDDPDNLARTARVTASSHLTRLAAEPTPAAPGTPYPLTRDLALLLPVDPALDTVDLLVHGAPNGQSRELTVELWSTGHPENAVPADHLLTTTVTVPSDGPHWVTARLDHHPDTPQNAILIVRACADTALILLPERTDGVLALRRKAEGDAAVDHDIPEEDGQLVLEWQARGLRRQTFAFRAAPDTTAFHPERAVGGYQRPYGGPHMWSSAPEDAAEWLRLDWHNEQELAETRLVFDDDVDEYLNNLHRHRTPYEVMPELVRDYRIQSRDAAGTWHTLLTVTDNRRRHRVHELKAADGSPVRTDALRLVVDATHGARHAHVIAFKAYGA
- a CDS encoding carbohydrate ABC transporter permease → MTSTTSTALSAVDRPRPSATRAGRSARRRIRKDLLRSRIAAWSAVVVIGAFGLLPVYWLLATALSTPESTFRFPPKLIPTDLTLSNFTALAENDQLIKYMINSLIVASITAVLSVVVATYMGYSFSKFRYRGRRSLMHLVLASQMFPQALLLVTLYTVFSSFGMLNTYTALVLSFTTFTMPLCVWMLKGIFDTIPDALLEAASIDGASRWRTLHSIVAPLAAPGMIAAGLFAFVRGWNDFIFALTLADKEKQTLPPGLVSTYIGEFQTAWPQLMAASLIVSIPVVVAFMFLQRYLVGGMTAGSVKS
- a CDS encoding IclR family transcriptional regulator, coding for MATRATDVGTNQSVERAVSVLRALDSGRAELRVSDVAELTGLGSSTTSRLLSTLERLDMVERDPVSNLYRLSLGLLPLAATATNRHPVHRAARMVLQDLATRTGLGANVAVRRGTELMFLCNFEGPRAPKSYTQAGHTAPLHATSIGKCLLTGLAPKERRKLLGEPLDAHTEYTTTSHDLLDTEIDTVRRTGYAVEAEERALGRASLAAPVRDASGDVVAAISLWGPTSLLGDRSDTEGQRLALVREVIEAADAISQALGAL
- a CDS encoding acetylxylan esterase produces the protein MPTHPLTSDGSELSSLQHDLPFDPTYGYDLPRLLAVGAPPGPDGFADFWQERYASALRVDPAPRIEGPWATVDGVRVADVSYTSADGVRIGGWLTVPADGRVTQGCVATHGYGGRAAPAPWQPPPGTATIWPCLRGLGTRSLLPGVPSHSAGHVLHGIGARESYLIGGCVADVWCAATALLRLVPEAAGRLTYLGTSFGGGIGALALPWDDRFHAAGLTVPTFGNHPLRVTLPCTGSGESVRTRLAEEPSVLDVLAYFDAATAARHLHIPVHVGAALFDPAVPPPGQFAVHNALAGPRELFVLRAGHFDHPDERAETAALEEVQRRFLSGAD
- a CDS encoding carbohydrate ABC transporter permease: MSTAAPPQKAPPPRQQTGGRLSNGAFALLLTAPGLALFAAIIFYPLLSALFTGFFKQDLRLPGREFVGLENFTYWLDGEFLTILEQTLVFTVGATLVPFALGFALALALNTGLKGSGFLRGLFLFPWVIPGVVVSFLWMWIFNANYGVLNGVLMKTGFIDESVAWLGQPGTAMLAVIVTKTWASFPWMMVMLLAGLQTVPRELHEAASMDGAGSIRRFFAVTWPQVRGVASIVLLLEFIWNFQHFDTIYVLTGGGPAGTTETFATAVYQTAFKGFDIGRATALGGLWMLLLLLLVAVYLRITERKGDA